One Kitasatospora sp. MAP12-44 DNA segment encodes these proteins:
- a CDS encoding XRE family transcriptional regulator: protein MLRRELFAGAAGIGIAIAAGTPAVAAPRNAPAVDPAAGLEQALFEPAAAAPVTLPRLATGLAAAHRDFGAARYDSLGRQLPALLGAAEATRDASSGRAREEAHAAVARGYVLATELAVKQHAEVAWATADRALTAARASGDPVVLGEAARVLAITMRRAGRTGAAVDLLRRTAAQLGSGQPAEQRAVAATLLMTAAYTAACNAQRGEALDLMAGAEETVRTIPVVRSRRLFTVDATTAQVDLYWIGIHNALGTPDEGVPYAKRLSGVSWPSAERQARAGTDAARMWHQLGDHRRTFGALRSVEQAAPEEVRRPALRALTADLLYGPVALPGLRAFAQRTGAVPA from the coding sequence GTGCTCCGCAGAGAACTCTTCGCCGGCGCGGCGGGCATCGGCATCGCCATCGCGGCCGGTACACCTGCCGTTGCGGCGCCCCGCAACGCCCCAGCCGTCGACCCTGCGGCCGGCCTGGAACAGGCGCTCTTCGAACCTGCAGCTGCGGCCCCCGTCACTCTGCCGCGGCTCGCCACCGGCCTGGCGGCAGCGCACCGGGACTTCGGCGCCGCCCGCTACGACTCCCTGGGCCGGCAGCTGCCCGCCCTGCTGGGTGCGGCGGAGGCCACTCGTGACGCCTCGTCCGGCCGGGCCAGGGAGGAGGCGCACGCCGCGGTCGCCCGCGGGTACGTTCTCGCCACCGAGCTCGCGGTGAAGCAGCACGCCGAGGTGGCGTGGGCGACCGCCGACCGGGCTCTGACCGCGGCACGGGCATCAGGTGACCCGGTGGTGCTCGGCGAGGCCGCCCGCGTACTGGCGATCACGATGAGGCGGGCCGGCCGCACCGGTGCCGCGGTGGACCTGCTGCGCCGCACCGCCGCCCAGCTCGGCTCGGGTCAGCCGGCCGAGCAGCGGGCTGTCGCCGCGACGCTGCTGATGACCGCGGCGTACACGGCCGCGTGCAACGCCCAGCGTGGCGAGGCCCTCGACCTGATGGCCGGTGCCGAGGAGACGGTCCGCACGATCCCGGTCGTCCGGTCGCGGAGGCTGTTCACCGTCGACGCGACGACGGCGCAGGTGGATCTTTACTGGATCGGCATCCACAACGCGCTCGGCACCCCGGACGAGGGCGTCCCGTATGCCAAGCGCTTGTCCGGGGTGTCGTGGCCGTCGGCGGAGCGGCAGGCCAGGGCCGGCACGGATGCGGCCAGGATGTGGCACCAGCTCGGCGATCACCGCCGGACGTTCGGGGCGCTGCGCTCCGTGGAGCAGGCCGCGCCGGAGGAGGTCCGCCGGCCGGCGCTGCGGGCGTTGACTGCGGACCTGCTGTACGGGCCCGTCGCGCTGCCCGGGTTGAGGGCGTTCGCGCAGCGGACCGGGGCCGTCCCAGCCTGA
- a CDS encoding SPFH domain-containing protein, which translates to MAAHDSNAPASPSSPVPPVDGFAVEMPAPKVTERVITGAPGLPILGLVLLCLLGGAAMTITGIGLLNGSGGSAAGVTLACVGPVIAVFGMIVSRGLTAIAPGQARVVQLLGRYRGTIRADGLTWVNPFTTRRRISTRIRNHETETAKVNDADGNPIQMAAVVVWHVEDTAKALFEVDDFVEFVAIQTETAVRHIANSYPYDAHTEGQMSLRDSAEEITRTLSAEIGARVASAGVRVVESRITRLAYAPEVAQVMLQRQQAGAVVAARRLIVEGAVGMVELALDRLAEQNVVELDEERKAAMVSNLLVVLCGDRGTQPVVNTGSLYQ; encoded by the coding sequence ATGGCCGCTCACGACAGCAACGCTCCCGCCTCTCCCAGCTCCCCCGTGCCCCCCGTCGACGGGTTCGCCGTTGAGATGCCCGCGCCCAAGGTCACCGAGCGGGTGATCACCGGTGCTCCCGGGCTGCCGATACTCGGCCTGGTGCTGCTCTGCCTGCTGGGCGGCGCGGCGATGACGATCACCGGCATCGGCCTCCTGAACGGCAGCGGCGGCAGCGCCGCCGGGGTCACGCTGGCCTGCGTCGGCCCGGTGATCGCCGTCTTCGGCATGATCGTCTCCCGCGGGCTCACCGCCATCGCGCCCGGTCAGGCGCGGGTGGTGCAGCTGCTCGGGCGCTACCGGGGCACGATCCGCGCGGACGGCCTGACCTGGGTCAACCCGTTCACCACCCGACGCCGGATCTCCACCCGGATCCGCAACCACGAGACCGAGACCGCGAAGGTCAACGACGCCGACGGCAACCCGATCCAGATGGCCGCCGTCGTCGTCTGGCACGTCGAGGACACCGCGAAGGCGCTCTTCGAGGTGGACGACTTCGTCGAGTTCGTCGCCATCCAGACCGAGACCGCCGTGCGGCACATCGCCAACAGCTACCCGTACGACGCCCACACCGAGGGGCAGATGTCGCTGCGGGACAGCGCCGAGGAGATCACCCGGACGCTCTCCGCGGAGATCGGCGCGCGGGTCGCCTCGGCGGGCGTACGGGTGGTCGAGTCGCGGATCACGCGGCTGGCCTACGCGCCGGAGGTCGCCCAGGTGATGCTCCAGCGCCAGCAGGCCGGCGCCGTGGTCGCGGCCCGTCGGCTGATCGTCGAGGGCGCGGTCGGCATGGTCGAGCTCGCCCTGGACCGCCTGGCCGAGCAGAACGTGGTCGAGTTGGACGAGGAGCGCAAGGCCGCCATGGTGAGCAACCTGCTGGTGGTCCTCTGCGGCGATCGGGGCACCCAGCCCGTGGTCAACACCGGTTCGCTCTACCAGTAG
- a CDS encoding DUF1003 domain-containing protein, producing the protein MTVQQQINVLKGTTGKLHGWHRHPGVRSPHQLTLGERSADKMRNGMGSWAFVFGSLAFLAAWMLFNGRHGFDAYPFILLNLILSCLAAMQGAILLIAAKRSDQISSELAQHDYETDVQAKELLERLTANFEILTAQHQALHQEISKVHAKLAGQDAEEFPPLPR; encoded by the coding sequence ATGACCGTTCAGCAGCAGATCAACGTACTCAAGGGCACCACCGGCAAGCTCCATGGCTGGCACCGCCACCCGGGCGTCCGCAGCCCCCACCAGCTGACCCTCGGCGAGCGCTCCGCCGACAAGATGCGCAACGGCATGGGCTCATGGGCCTTCGTCTTCGGCTCCCTCGCGTTCCTCGCGGCGTGGATGCTCTTCAACGGCAGACACGGGTTCGACGCCTATCCGTTCATCCTGCTCAACCTGATCCTCTCCTGCCTGGCCGCCATGCAGGGCGCCATCCTGCTCATCGCGGCCAAGCGCAGCGACCAGATCTCCAGCGAGCTGGCGCAGCACGACTACGAGACGGACGTGCAGGCCAAGGAGCTGCTGGAGCGGCTCACCGCCAACTTCGAGATCCTCACCGCCCAGCACCAGGCGCTGCACCAGGAGATCTCCAAGGTGCACGCGAAGCTCGCCGGCCAGGACGCCGAGGAGTTCCCGCCGCTGCCCAGGTGA
- a CDS encoding amidase domain-containing protein — protein sequence MRRALLKRLAATGLAAGLLVGGTAGLASPAFADDTTPVTTPVAGPAASDPFSDALRAVEVQYADSHWAWTAWNDSTPVAFGADQDNFQCAEFVARALAAAGLVPGLGPDDPQDAYFNYAAPNGKTYDLLLISDLPQYHNLYDYLMDSGLGTDVGDHPELARPGDVVVTYAGPGVTKSHTGLVATAATATSEPLVDAHNRARLDYGYHFYAPSHLVQINPLGLLKLFLPANTPDEFMVKPAAPSASPTTTPGATSKLRVLTPSTGYQDPAGPQV from the coding sequence ATGCGTCGCGCCCTTCTCAAGCGCCTTGCCGCCACCGGCCTCGCCGCCGGCCTGCTCGTCGGCGGCACCGCGGGCCTCGCCTCGCCCGCCTTCGCCGATGACACCACTCCGGTCACCACCCCGGTCGCCGGCCCCGCGGCCTCCGACCCGTTCAGCGACGCGCTGCGCGCCGTCGAGGTGCAGTACGCGGACAGCCACTGGGCGTGGACCGCCTGGAACGACAGCACCCCTGTCGCGTTCGGTGCCGACCAGGACAACTTCCAGTGCGCCGAGTTCGTCGCACGGGCGCTCGCCGCCGCGGGCCTGGTCCCCGGCCTGGGCCCGGACGACCCGCAGGACGCCTACTTCAACTACGCGGCGCCCAACGGCAAGACCTACGACCTGCTGCTGATCAGCGACCTGCCGCAGTACCACAACCTGTACGACTACCTGATGGACAGCGGCCTCGGCACCGACGTGGGCGACCACCCGGAGCTGGCCCGCCCCGGCGACGTCGTCGTCACCTACGCCGGCCCGGGCGTGACCAAGAGCCACACCGGTCTGGTCGCCACGGCCGCCACGGCCACCAGCGAGCCCCTGGTCGACGCCCACAACCGCGCCCGCCTGGACTACGGCTACCACTTCTACGCCCCGTCCCACCTGGTCCAGATCAACCCGCTGGGCCTGCTGAAGCTCTTCCTCCCCGCGAACACGCCCGACGAGTTCATGGTCAAGCCCGCCGCGCCCAGCGCCTCGCCGACCACCACCCCGGGCGCCACCTCGAAGCTGCGCGTGCTCACCCCGAGCACCGGCTACCAGGACCCGGCCGGCCCGCAGGTCTGA
- a CDS encoding GPP34 family phosphoprotein, whose product MDLPDTLPGKLYLLALNPEKGRPVGRADLGLLLRAAALTDLLQRGLLLDVPGTGGPSVDGRAPQELSPVLTELLGRISESKPRSWGWWIRLRDRPAGTARPARAVRDELAAAGWIRLEEHRLLGLFPSTRISERDPRVRKALLAIVSTTLRGRLSQVEQADAALVALAGAAQLRTVLTWRQRREYRERLAELTARSGPIPRALRAAIRERNTVSS is encoded by the coding sequence ATGGACCTGCCCGACACGCTCCCCGGCAAGCTGTACCTGCTCGCGCTCAACCCGGAGAAGGGCCGCCCGGTCGGCCGAGCGGACCTTGGCCTGCTGCTACGCGCGGCCGCCCTGACCGACCTGCTTCAACGCGGCCTGCTGCTGGACGTCCCGGGCACGGGCGGACCCAGCGTCGACGGTCGCGCGCCGCAGGAGCTGAGCCCCGTCCTCACCGAGTTGCTGGGACGGATCTCCGAGAGCAAGCCGCGCTCCTGGGGCTGGTGGATCAGACTGCGCGACCGCCCGGCCGGTACCGCCCGGCCCGCCCGTGCCGTCCGCGACGAGCTGGCGGCAGCCGGCTGGATCCGACTGGAGGAGCACCGACTGCTGGGCCTCTTCCCGTCCACCCGGATCAGCGAACGGGACCCGCGGGTGCGCAAGGCGCTGCTCGCGATCGTCTCCACCACCCTGCGCGGCCGGCTCTCCCAGGTCGAGCAGGCCGACGCGGCGCTGGTCGCTCTGGCCGGCGCCGCGCAGCTGCGGACCGTCCTGACCTGGCGTCAGCGCCGCGAGTACCGCGAGCGGCTGGCCGAGTTGACCGCCCGCTCCGGCCCCATCCCGCGCGCGCTGCGCGCAGCCATCCGCGAGCGCAACACGGTGTCGTCCTGA
- a CDS encoding MFS transporter — protein MDSDSSDTGIGRRTPRERALVPVLVFLGMVVAVISSLGAPLVPTIAVSDHVSLSDAQWSLTITLLVGAVATPTMGRLGDGPRRRQVIIGAAAVVLLGSVLAALPLGFGFLVLGRGLQGVGLGLTPLAIATARDSLPTERARPAVALLSITTVAGVGLGYPLTGLIAQSFGVHAGFWFGAAISALALAAVALVLPSTGGRAKHPLDVLGAVLLGAAIAGLLLVLSEGDSWGWGSPRLLALAAAAIALAVWWTLHELRTVHPLVDLRLARHPVVLTADVTGLIAGIGMYLLMSLVTRFVQTPATAGYGFGASIVVTGLVLLPFSVASVLSSKVVPVLARRTSSSVVLPVGCAVSLLSMLAFAFARHSLWELFATMAIAGLGVGCTFAVMPGLIVSSVPAHETGSAISFNQVLRYVGYSTGSALSAAMLQAHTPAGQLLPTGSGYQSAALLGCAVWVVTGAVTIVLLRRGASAAGAGQVVAGVEPDEELLMDESIADAATAEEIPSAAGPRADLGAR, from the coding sequence GTGGACAGCGACAGCAGCGACACCGGGATAGGACGACGCACGCCACGGGAACGGGCCCTGGTGCCCGTACTGGTCTTCCTCGGCATGGTGGTCGCCGTGATCAGCAGCCTGGGCGCGCCACTGGTGCCGACCATCGCCGTCAGCGACCACGTCTCGCTCTCCGACGCACAGTGGTCGCTGACCATCACCCTGCTGGTCGGCGCGGTCGCCACCCCCACCATGGGCCGGCTCGGCGACGGACCCCGGCGGCGGCAGGTGATCATCGGCGCGGCGGCCGTCGTCCTGCTCGGCAGCGTGCTGGCCGCGCTCCCGCTCGGCTTCGGCTTTCTGGTGCTCGGCCGCGGCCTGCAGGGCGTCGGGCTCGGCCTGACGCCGCTGGCCATCGCCACCGCCCGCGACTCCCTGCCCACCGAGCGGGCCCGCCCCGCCGTCGCGCTGCTGTCGATCACCACGGTGGCCGGCGTCGGCCTCGGCTACCCGCTCACCGGGCTGATCGCGCAGTCCTTCGGCGTGCACGCCGGCTTCTGGTTCGGCGCCGCGATCAGCGCGCTGGCCCTGGCCGCCGTCGCCCTGGTGCTGCCCAGCACCGGCGGACGGGCCAAGCACCCGCTGGACGTGCTCGGCGCGGTCCTGCTCGGCGCGGCGATAGCCGGGCTGCTGCTGGTCCTGAGCGAGGGCGACAGCTGGGGCTGGGGCTCGCCGCGGCTGCTCGCGCTGGCCGCCGCCGCGATCGCCCTCGCCGTCTGGTGGACCCTGCACGAGCTGCGCACCGTCCACCCCCTGGTGGACCTGCGGCTGGCCCGCCACCCGGTGGTGCTGACCGCCGACGTGACCGGCCTGATCGCGGGCATCGGCATGTATCTGCTGATGTCGCTGGTGACCCGCTTCGTGCAGACCCCGGCCACCGCCGGGTACGGCTTCGGGGCGTCCATCGTGGTCACCGGGCTGGTCCTGCTGCCCTTCTCGGTCGCCAGTGTGCTCTCCAGCAAGGTCGTGCCGGTACTGGCCCGGCGCACCTCCTCGTCGGTGGTGCTGCCGGTGGGCTGCGCGGTCTCGCTGCTGTCGATGCTGGCCTTCGCGTTCGCCCGGCACAGCCTGTGGGAGCTGTTCGCCACCATGGCGATCGCCGGGCTCGGGGTCGGCTGCACGTTCGCGGTGATGCCCGGGCTGATCGTCAGCTCCGTCCCGGCGCACGAGACCGGCAGCGCCATCAGCTTCAACCAGGTGCTGCGCTACGTCGGTTACTCCACCGGCAGCGCGCTGAGTGCGGCGATGCTGCAGGCGCACACCCCGGCCGGGCAGCTGCTGCCCACCGGCTCCGGCTACCAGAGCGCCGCACTGCTCGGGTGCGCGGTGTGGGTGGTGACGGGCGCGGTTACGATCGTCCTGCTGCGGCGCGGAGCCTCGGCGGCGGGCGCCGGACAGGTGGTCGCGGGTGTGGAGCCGGACGAGGAGCTGCTGATGGATGAGAGCATCGCCGACGCGGCGACCGCCGAGGAGATCCCGTCGGCCGCAGGCCCCCGGGCTGACCTGGGCGCCCGTTGA
- a CDS encoding helix-turn-helix domain-containing protein — translation MSAENVRADNVRADGPPARRRDAARSRELLLEAAGELFGERGFDRTTTREIGERAGVDPALIARYYGGKTQLYIAVMRAEQGDTTPADLLAPERLRELLARISRRGAGPVFRAAALPHDDPAVQDAARAQLHDRLVTPLREHFTREGLDRPQLRAEVAVAAFVGVVLARSGGAFDELAAAEPDELFELVRDLLDGTLPRG, via the coding sequence TTGAGCGCCGAGAACGTACGGGCCGACAACGTACGGGCCGACGGCCCGCCCGCCCGGCGCCGCGACGCCGCCCGCAGCCGCGAACTGCTGCTGGAGGCGGCCGGCGAACTCTTCGGCGAACGCGGCTTCGACCGCACCACCACCCGGGAGATCGGCGAGCGCGCCGGAGTGGACCCGGCGCTGATCGCCCGCTACTACGGCGGCAAGACGCAGCTCTACATCGCCGTGATGCGCGCCGAACAGGGCGACACCACCCCCGCCGACCTGCTCGCCCCCGAGCGGCTGCGCGAACTGCTCGCCCGGATCAGCCGGCGCGGCGCCGGCCCGGTCTTCCGGGCCGCCGCGCTCCCGCACGACGACCCCGCCGTCCAGGACGCCGCCCGCGCCCAGCTGCACGACCGACTGGTCACCCCGCTGCGCGAGCACTTCACCCGCGAGGGCCTGGACCGCCCGCAGCTGCGGGCCGAGGTGGCGGTCGCCGCGTTCGTCGGCGTGGTGCTGGCCCGCAGCGGCGGCGCGTTCGACGAGCTCGCCGCCGCCGAGCCGGACGAACTGTTCGAACTCGTCCGCGACCTCCTGGACGGCACCCTGCCACGCGGCTAG
- a CDS encoding BTAD domain-containing putative transcriptional regulator: MGGARLRALLGLLLMRAGRTVTRDQLAEAVWDSRLSSRSPAALPSYVMRLRRALGREAGSRVVTRSGGYAVELRDGELDLVTFQDSCERAQTLRELGDLGAAERVLGEALGLWRGEPVADVPDSAVLRREVEALESARMRARHQHIDLRLRLGQHADLLGELGARVETQPFDERMRAQLMLALHRSGRRADALEVFQTGRRMLVEQLAIEPCSELQELHRAVLADDPSLLLPGHPGATAVPTAPGATAVPATPGAAAVLAAPVARPGLARPAQLPADLADFTGRSALVARLEELLHSTADHRHDGPLVLTALDGAGGIGKTALAVHVAHRVRSRFPDGQLQADLHGAGAPPADPSDLLGRFLRGLGVAQDDIPPDFEERAALYRSTLAERRVLILLDNVKDAAQVRPLLPGSGSCAVLITSRSALPGLDGVRRLTVDVLDDREALELFTRIVGSAAAAAFPEAVASVLRSCAGLPLAIRIAASRLACQPGWTVQTLADELRDESRLLDALQVEDRAVRSSFALGISGLSRGDAEAFGLLGLWNGPDITPPAAAALLDVETRGAQRTLDLLARLHLLEAGRPHRYAFHDLVRVFARERAAADVPAEGREAALDRLLAWYLNSADAAARVMTPQRRHAVSDQVQPGRQRLEFDSYDAAQNWLDAEHRNLMAALGTATTTGRHDAAMRLPTALWELFNHRGHWDDWIAACTLGLTAATLVGDDRSRASLLIDLGSAQLRAGRLAEAVGSYRSAIPMRHAQGDTRGEAAARYNLGNAYFELQRLDEAREMLEAALALHRSIGNRFGEGATLSGLGQVALALGDPDRGLTLHTESMAVYQELGDRYNTAIAYEQLTLLLYSAGRPAEAVTAARQGIEANHEVGHPHLEGRCWEYLGMALAARGDREEAVSAFHRARSLLADSDPGAEARITRLLALEA; encoded by the coding sequence GTGGGCGGCGCACGTCTGCGGGCGCTGCTCGGCTTGCTGCTGATGCGCGCCGGACGGACCGTGACGCGTGATCAGCTCGCCGAGGCGGTGTGGGACAGTCGTCTCTCGTCCCGGAGCCCGGCGGCCCTGCCCAGCTATGTGATGCGCCTGCGGCGCGCCCTGGGCCGGGAGGCGGGTAGCCGCGTGGTGACCAGGAGCGGCGGGTACGCCGTCGAGCTGCGCGACGGCGAGCTGGACCTGGTCACCTTCCAGGACTCGTGCGAGCGGGCGCAGACGCTCCGGGAGCTCGGCGACCTGGGTGCCGCGGAGCGAGTCCTGGGTGAGGCGCTGGGGCTGTGGCGCGGGGAGCCCGTGGCCGACGTGCCGGACAGCGCCGTGCTTCGCCGCGAGGTCGAGGCGTTGGAGAGCGCACGGATGCGGGCCCGGCACCAGCACATCGACCTGCGGCTGCGGCTGGGGCAACATGCCGACCTGCTGGGCGAGTTGGGTGCACGCGTCGAGACCCAGCCGTTCGACGAGCGGATGCGAGCCCAGCTGATGCTCGCGCTGCACCGCAGCGGGCGGCGCGCCGACGCGCTGGAGGTCTTTCAGACCGGTCGGCGCATGCTGGTGGAGCAGCTGGCGATCGAACCCTGCTCGGAGCTCCAGGAGTTGCACCGGGCGGTGCTGGCCGATGATCCTTCGCTGTTGCTGCCGGGCCACCCGGGAGCGACTGCGGTCCCCACCGCGCCGGGAGCGACTGCGGTCCCTGCCACGCCAGGGGCGGCTGCGGTCCTCGCCGCGCCGGTGGCTCGGCCCGGGTTGGCCCGCCCGGCGCAACTGCCCGCCGACCTGGCGGATTTCACCGGCCGCTCAGCGCTGGTGGCACGCCTGGAGGAGCTGCTCCACAGCACGGCCGACCACCGCCACGACGGACCGCTCGTGCTCACGGCACTCGACGGAGCCGGCGGTATCGGCAAGACAGCCTTGGCAGTTCACGTCGCCCACCGCGTGCGCTCGCGGTTTCCCGACGGCCAGCTCCAGGCCGATCTGCACGGTGCCGGCGCGCCGCCGGCGGATCCGAGCGACCTGCTCGGCCGGTTCCTGCGCGGCCTGGGGGTCGCCCAGGATGACATCCCGCCGGACTTCGAGGAGCGTGCCGCGCTCTACCGCAGCACCTTGGCGGAACGACGCGTGCTGATCCTGCTCGACAACGTCAAGGACGCCGCCCAGGTACGCCCGTTGCTCCCGGGCTCGGGCTCCTGCGCGGTGCTGATCACCAGCCGCAGCGCCCTGCCCGGGCTGGACGGAGTGCGGCGACTGACCGTCGACGTGCTGGACGACCGCGAGGCGTTGGAGCTGTTCACGCGCATCGTCGGCAGTGCGGCGGCCGCGGCGTTCCCCGAGGCCGTCGCATCGGTGCTCAGGAGCTGCGCCGGACTGCCGCTGGCCATCCGCATCGCCGCCAGCCGCCTGGCGTGCCAACCCGGCTGGACCGTGCAGACCCTGGCCGACGAACTCCGGGACGAGAGCAGGCTGCTGGACGCGCTCCAGGTCGAGGACCGTGCCGTCCGCTCCAGTTTCGCGCTCGGAATCAGCGGCCTGTCGCGAGGTGATGCCGAGGCCTTCGGACTGCTCGGGCTGTGGAACGGCCCGGACATCACTCCCCCCGCGGCCGCGGCACTGCTGGACGTCGAGACCCGCGGCGCCCAGCGCACCCTCGATCTCCTCGCCCGGCTCCACCTCCTGGAGGCCGGCCGGCCGCACCGGTACGCGTTCCACGACCTGGTCCGGGTGTTCGCCCGGGAACGGGCCGCCGCGGACGTGCCGGCCGAGGGACGCGAGGCGGCCCTGGACCGGCTGCTCGCCTGGTACCTCAACAGTGCGGACGCCGCGGCCCGGGTGATGACCCCGCAGCGCCGCCACGCGGTATCCGACCAGGTCCAACCCGGCCGGCAGCGCCTTGAGTTCGACTCGTACGACGCGGCGCAGAACTGGCTCGACGCCGAACACCGCAACCTCATGGCGGCGCTCGGCACCGCCACCACGACCGGACGCCACGACGCCGCGATGCGGCTGCCCACCGCACTGTGGGAACTGTTCAACCACCGGGGCCACTGGGACGACTGGATCGCCGCCTGCACCCTGGGCCTGACCGCGGCGACGCTCGTCGGCGACGACCGCTCCAGGGCGAGCCTGCTGATCGATCTCGGCTCGGCACAGCTGCGGGCCGGGCGGCTGGCCGAAGCGGTCGGCTCGTACCGGAGCGCCATCCCGATGCGACATGCCCAGGGCGACACGCGCGGTGAGGCGGCCGCACGCTACAACCTCGGAAACGCCTACTTCGAGCTGCAACGCCTGGATGAGGCAAGGGAGATGCTGGAGGCGGCACTGGCGCTCCACCGATCGATCGGCAACCGGTTCGGCGAGGGCGCGACGCTCAGCGGGCTGGGACAGGTCGCCCTGGCACTCGGCGACCCCGACCGCGGTCTGACGCTCCACACCGAGTCGATGGCGGTCTACCAGGAGCTCGGGGACCGCTACAACACGGCGATCGCCTACGAGCAGCTCACCCTGCTGCTCTACAGCGCCGGACGGCCGGCGGAGGCCGTCACCGCGGCACGCCAGGGCATCGAGGCCAACCACGAGGTCGGGCACCCGCACCTGGAGGGAAGGTGCTGGGAGTACCTGGGCATGGCCCTGGCCGCGCGCGGCGACCGCGAGGAGGCGGTGTCCGCGTTCCACCGGGCCCGGTCACTGCTGGCCGACTCGGACCCGGGCGCCGAGGCACGGATCACCAGGCTGCTGGCACTGGAAGCGTGA
- a CDS encoding GNAT family N-acetyltransferase, translating to MDDLVTTRLLLHPMSITEAEHVVAGVPGDSDRWADGYPSAGVLAGARGFLSTCAAAGGDPRPFGAYQLLRREDGLAIGGLGFHGAPDEDGCVAIGYGLIPSAHGQGYASEAVRALLALARAHDITAVTGNTTHDNVPSQRVMTAVGMQLVEDDGRLKHYRISMR from the coding sequence ATGGATGATCTTGTGACAACCCGGCTGCTGCTGCACCCGATGAGCATCACCGAGGCGGAGCACGTGGTGGCGGGCGTGCCGGGCGACAGCGACCGGTGGGCCGACGGCTACCCGTCCGCGGGGGTGCTGGCCGGGGCCCGGGGGTTCTTGAGCACCTGCGCCGCCGCCGGCGGTGACCCCCGACCGTTCGGCGCCTACCAGCTGCTCCGCCGCGAGGACGGCCTGGCGATCGGCGGCCTGGGCTTCCACGGCGCCCCGGACGAGGACGGCTGTGTCGCGATCGGCTACGGCCTGATCCCGTCCGCGCACGGCCAGGGCTACGCCTCCGAGGCCGTCCGCGCCCTGCTGGCACTCGCCCGCGCGCACGACATCACCGCCGTCACCGGCAACACCACGCACGACAACGTCCCGTCGCAGCGCGTGATGACCGCCGTCGGCATGCAACTCGTCGAGGACGACGGGCGGTTGAAGCACTACCGGATCAGCATGCGCTAA
- a CDS encoding DUF4328 domain-containing protein, whose amino-acid sequence MIIAQIALVFWGGIARGDRPEPAGQFVTLQSLLSTATIVVFVIWFRRCRLNAQAYAPGAHKYTSGYAVGGWFIPVAMWWIPRRITVDVWRASGLAGTWPVNVWWVAWLAKWAAVVATPYLSVDWTAFSPLIQVTNLVAAVLAVLMIQRLSAAQAEKYRADKDHAAQAFRRRSPFDAA is encoded by the coding sequence TTGATCATCGCTCAGATCGCCCTGGTGTTCTGGGGAGGAATAGCCCGCGGAGACCGCCCCGAGCCGGCCGGGCAGTTCGTGACCCTCCAGAGTCTTCTGTCCACGGCCACCATCGTGGTCTTCGTCATCTGGTTCCGTCGCTGCCGACTCAATGCGCAGGCATACGCCCCCGGCGCGCACAAGTACACCTCCGGCTACGCGGTCGGCGGCTGGTTCATCCCGGTGGCGATGTGGTGGATCCCGCGCCGGATCACGGTGGACGTCTGGCGGGCCAGCGGCCTCGCCGGCACCTGGCCGGTCAACGTGTGGTGGGTCGCGTGGCTCGCCAAGTGGGCTGCGGTCGTCGCCACTCCCTACCTGTCGGTGGACTGGACCGCGTTCTCGCCCCTCATACAGGTGACCAACCTGGTCGCCGCCGTACTGGCCGTCCTGATGATCCAGCGGCTCAGCGCGGCCCAGGCCGAGAAGTACCGCGCGGACAAGGACCATGCCGCCCAGGCCTTCCGGAGACGATCCCCGTTCGACGCAGCCTGA